Proteins found in one Dermacentor silvarum isolate Dsil-2018 chromosome 8, BIME_Dsil_1.4, whole genome shotgun sequence genomic segment:
- the LOC119461303 gene encoding uncharacterized protein LOC119461303 isoform X1, with translation MATNTAATSTKKSSGIVWNLQVEYFKPVDFPLDGTGSSSSASWSPSQVRNMVDEAGQNLAPPININHANVVYNILANCGAEQLRSLFPDRTGRDRSPIDDRRVGNSSRRTQIIENRRHSATRRRSMEDRTCSYRSIPRRLEYNRREHGYSHGNHRGNCRHCEEVPRERNAHSWNSPRSQNSFRLQ, from the exons ATGGCTACGAACACCGCGGCGACGTCGACGAAGAAAAGTAGCGGCATCGTTTGGAATCTCCAAGTGGAGTACTTCAAACCAG TTGACTTCCCGCTCGACGGCACCGGATCCAGCTCATCGGCAAGCTGGTCTCCCTCCCAAGTACGAAACATG GTGGATGAAGCTGGTCAAAACCTGGCACCACCAATCAACATAAATCATGCGAACGTCGTCTACAATATCCTAGCAAACTGCGGTGCAGAACAGCTTCGCAGTCTGTTTCCCGACCGCACTGGACGCGATCGCAGCCCCATCGATGACCGTCGAGTTGGAAATTCCAGCCGTCGTACTCAG ATAATAGAAAATAGAAGACACTCCGCGACCAGACGAAGAAGTATGGAAGATCGCACGTGCTCCTATCGGTCCATTCCTCGTCGCTTGGAGTATAATCGCCGTGAACACGGTTATTCGCACGGTAATCATCGGGGAAACTGTCGTCATTGCGAGGAAGTGCCTCGCGAACGAAATGCCCACTCGTGGAATTCTCCTAGAAGTCAGAACTCTTTTCGCCTACAGTGA
- the LOC119461303 gene encoding uncharacterized protein LOC119461303 isoform X3, producing MATNTAATSTKKSSGIVWNLQVEYFKPVDFPLDGTGSSSSASWSPSQVRNMVDEAGQNLAPPININHANVVYNILANCGAEQLRSLFPDRTGRDRSPIDDRRVGNSSRRTQVCH from the exons ATGGCTACGAACACCGCGGCGACGTCGACGAAGAAAAGTAGCGGCATCGTTTGGAATCTCCAAGTGGAGTACTTCAAACCAG TTGACTTCCCGCTCGACGGCACCGGATCCAGCTCATCGGCAAGCTGGTCTCCCTCCCAAGTACGAAACATG GTGGATGAAGCTGGTCAAAACCTGGCACCACCAATCAACATAAATCATGCGAACGTCGTCTACAATATCCTAGCAAACTGCGGTGCAGAACAGCTTCGCAGTCTGTTTCCCGACCGCACTGGACGCGATCGCAGCCCCATCGATGACCGTCGAGTTGGAAATTCCAGCCGTCGTACTCAGGTGTGTCATTGA
- the LOC119461303 gene encoding uncharacterized protein LOC119461303 isoform X2, whose amino-acid sequence MSQAEPDEVKRKAPPDADSTWVDFPLDGTGSSSSASWSPSQVRNMVDEAGQNLAPPININHANVVYNILANCGAEQLRSLFPDRTGRDRSPIDDRRVGNSSRRTQIIENRRHSATRRRSMEDRTCSYRSIPRRLEYNRREHGYSHGNHRGNCRHCEEVPRERNAHSWNSPRSQNSFRLQ is encoded by the exons ATGTCACAAGCAGAGCCCGATGAAGTGAAGCGAAAGGCTCCTCCGGATGCCGACAGCACCTGGG TTGACTTCCCGCTCGACGGCACCGGATCCAGCTCATCGGCAAGCTGGTCTCCCTCCCAAGTACGAAACATG GTGGATGAAGCTGGTCAAAACCTGGCACCACCAATCAACATAAATCATGCGAACGTCGTCTACAATATCCTAGCAAACTGCGGTGCAGAACAGCTTCGCAGTCTGTTTCCCGACCGCACTGGACGCGATCGCAGCCCCATCGATGACCGTCGAGTTGGAAATTCCAGCCGTCGTACTCAG ATAATAGAAAATAGAAGACACTCCGCGACCAGACGAAGAAGTATGGAAGATCGCACGTGCTCCTATCGGTCCATTCCTCGTCGCTTGGAGTATAATCGCCGTGAACACGGTTATTCGCACGGTAATCATCGGGGAAACTGTCGTCATTGCGAGGAAGTGCCTCGCGAACGAAATGCCCACTCGTGGAATTCTCCTAGAAGTCAGAACTCTTTTCGCCTACAGTGA